The proteins below are encoded in one region of Phaseolus vulgaris cultivar G19833 chromosome 1, P. vulgaris v2.0, whole genome shotgun sequence:
- the LOC137816350 gene encoding auxin response factor 5 translates to MMASVEEKVKTGGVGVGAGAGAGGGMVVGGQTLVAEMKLLKEMQEHSGVRKNLNSELWHACAGPLVSLPQVGSLVFYFPQGHSEQVAASTRRTATSQIPNYPNLPSQLLCQVQNVTLHADKETDEIYAQMSLQPLNSEREAFPISDFGLKHSKHPTEFFCKTLTASDTSTHGGFSVPRRAAEKLFPPLDYTIQPPTQELVVRDLHDNTWTFRHIYRGQPKRHLLTTGWSLFVGSKRLRAGDSVLFIRDEKSQLRVGVRRVNRQQTTLPSSVLSADSMHIGVLAAAAHAAANRSPFTIFYNPRACPSEFVIPLAKYRKAVLGTQVSVGMRFGMMFETEESGKRRYMGTIVGISDVDPLRWPGSKWRNIQVEWDEPGCVDKQNRVSVWEIETPESLFIFPSLTSSLKRPLQSGFYENEWGTLLRRPFMRAPDNGTMELSNSMPNLYSDHLMKMLFKPQVINNNGALLSAMQQESAATRSPFQEMKTALAVENMPLRNLHTQSIPDQHNPLNMQSLLRNDQPEKLHTLAKIELPSGMVTDKPKLEPEVLPDHMLDYPSMEGSNIEKMATNPVNQQGLANQLTFHNQNQTPLTQSSPWPMQPQLESSMPHPQMIDMTQAETAMVNGLLPQLDIDEWMAYASSQPIAMPNRPTGPLSELQEHTSLQPQVVNHNHPLPNHEVWDHYVKSLKFLSQTDQLTSICQPGTYGLNGMPSPNSLRDLSAESNNQSEICVNVDVSNSVGTTVVDPSTSSTILDEFCAMKEREFQNPNDCMVGNLSSSQDVQSQITSASLAESHAFSLRDIPDNSGGTSSSHVDFDESSFLQNNSWQQVPAPIRTYTKVQKAGSVGRSIDVTTFKNYEELIRAIECMFGLDGLLNDTKGSGWKLVYVDYESDVLLVGDDPWEEFVGCVRCIRILSPSEVQQMSEEGMKLLNSGALQGMNV, encoded by the exons ATGATGGCTTCCGTAGAAGAAAAGGTTAAAACTGGAGGAGTTGGAGTTGGAGCTGGAGCTGGAGCCGGAGGGGGAATGGTTGTTGGGGGTCAAACTTTGGTGGCTGAGATGAAACTGCTGAAAGAAATGCAGGAACATTCTG GGGTCAGAAAGAATTTGAATTCAGAGTTATGGCATGCTTGTGCAGGCCCTCTTGTTTCATTACCTCAGGTTGGAAGTCTTGTGTTTTACTTTCCTCAGGGACACAGTGAACAG GTGGCGGCTTCTACTAGAAGAACAGCAACGTCGCAGATTCCAAACTACCCCAATCTTCCATCTCAGTTGCTGTGTCAAGTCCAAAATGTCACACTTCAT GCAGACAAGGAGACAGATGAAATCTATGCTCAAATGAGTCTCCAGCCACTGAATTCT GAAAGAGAAGCCTTTCCCATATCTGATTTTGGGCTAAAGCACAGCAAACACCCCACTGAGTTCTTCTGCAAAACTTTGACTGCCAGTGACACGAGCACACACGGCGGCTTTTCGGTTCCACGCAGGGCAGCAGAGAAGCTATTTCCTCCATTG GATTACACAATTCAACCCCCAACTCAAGAACTTGTTGTTCGAGATTTGCATGATAATACCTGGACATTTAGACATATTTACAGGG GTCAACCAAAGAGACACCTTCTCACAACAGGATGGAGTTTGTTTGTAGGCTCAAAAAGACTCAGAGCTGGTGATTCTGTTCTTTTCATCAG GGATGAAAAATCGCAATTGCGAGTTGGTGTGAGGCGTGTTAATCGTCAACAAACAACACTGCCATCATCTGTGCTTTCTGCTGATAGCATGCACATTGGTGTGCTTGCTGCTGCAGCTCATGCAGCTGCCAATCGAAGTCCATTCACTATTTTCTACAATCCAAG GGCTTGTCCTTCAGAATTTGTTATTCCGCTGGCTAAATACAGAAAAGCTGTATTAGGGACTCAGGTCTCAGTTGGCATGAGATTTGGCATGATGTTTGAGACTGAAGAATCGGGTAAGCGCAG ATATATGGGTACAATAGTTGGCATCAGTGATGTGGATCCTCTGAGGTGGCCTGGTTCTAAATGGCGAAATATTCAG GTGGAGTGGGATGAGCCAGGGTGTGTTGATAAACAGAATAGAGTTAGTGTTTGGGAGATTGAGACTCCTGAAAGCCTTTTTATCTTTCCTTCTTTGACTTCAAGTCTGAAACGGCCATTGCAATCTGGATTTTATG AAAATGAGTGGGGAACTTTGTTAAGAAGACCTTTTATGAGAGCTCCAGATAATGGAACTATGGAGCTCTCAAACTCAATGCCAAATCTCTACTCAGACCACCTGATGAAAATGCTTTTCAAACCCCAGGTTATTAACAACAATGGAGCATTGTTATCCGCCATGCAACAAGAATCTGCTGCTACAAGAAGTCCCTTTCAAGAGATGAAGACAGCACTTGCAGTAGAGAACATGCCGCTTAGAAATCTACACACTCAATCTATCCCTGACCAACACAATCCCTTAAACATGCAATCTCTGTTGAGAAATGATCAACCTGAAAAGTTGCATACTCTTGCCAAAATTGAGCTGCCTTCTGGGATGGTTACTGACAAGCCTAAGTTGGAACCTGAGGTATTACCTGATCATATGCTTGACTATCCTTCCATGGAAGGGTCCAACATTGAAAAGATGGCAACAAATCCTGTTAACCAGCAAGGCCTAGCAAACCAGTTGACGTTCCATAATCAAAACCAGACTCCTCTCACTCAATCTAGTCCATGGCCTATGCAACCTCAGCTAGAATCATCCATGCCCCATCCTCAAATGATTGACATGACTCAAGCTGAAACTGCTATGGTGAATGGCCTGCTTCCTCAGCTAGACATTGATGAATGGATGGCTTATGCTTCCTCCCAACCTATTGCCATGCCAAACAGACCAACTGGACCTTTATCTGAGTTGCAAGAACACACTTCACTTCAACCTCAAGTAGTGAATCACAATCACCCTTTACCTAATCATGAAGTGTGGGATCATTATGTCAAGAGTTTGAAGTTTTTGTCTCAAACAGACCAGCTAACCTCCATCTGTCAGCCAGGGACTTATGGCCTCAATGGCATGCCAAGTCCAAACAGTCTGAGGGACCTTTCAGCTGAGAGCAACAACCAAAGTGAGATTTGTGTCAATGTTGATGTTAGCAACAGTGTAGGTACCACTGTGGTTGATCCTTCTACTTCAAGCACCATTTTGGATGAGTTTTGCGCAATGAAGGAGAGAGAGTTTCAGAATCCAAATGATTGCATGGTGGGCAACTTGAGTTCAAGCCAGGATGTGCAATCTCAAATAACCTCGGCAAGTCTAGCTGAGTCACACGCCTTTTCTCTCAGAGACATCCCTGACAACTCAGGTGGCACTTCTTCAAGCCATGTTGATTTTGATGAAAGCAGCTTTCTACAGAATAACTCGTGGCAGCAAGTACCTGCTCCCATCAGAACTTACACAAAg GTGCAAAAGGCCGGTTCTGTTGGAAGATCAATTGATGTGACTACTTTCAAGAACTATGAGGAGTTGATCCGTGCAATTGAATGCATGTTTGGACTAGACGGTCTGCTGAATGACACTAAAGGTTCTGGATGGAAATTGGTGTATGTAGATTATGAGAGTGATGTTCTACTTGTTGGGGATGATCCTTGGGA GGAATTTGTGGGCTGTGTCCGATGCATCAGAATTTTATCACCTTCAGAAGTTCAGCAGATGAGTGAAGAGGGAATGAAGCTTCTGAACAGTGGAGCTTTACAAGGGATGAATGTTTGA